A window of the Fuscovulum sp. genome harbors these coding sequences:
- a CDS encoding VOC family protein, with amino-acid sequence MLEKLCPILPARDIALTESFWARLGFETVYRDDAEYLLMKRDGAEVHFFHHPDQNPATNDHGAYLRPADIAALHREWSALDLPATGIPRYIPLSEKPWGMAELALIDLNGNLIRAGQEI; translated from the coding sequence ATGCTGGAAAAGCTTTGCCCCATCCTGCCCGCCCGCGACATCGCCCTGACAGAATCCTTCTGGGCGCGGCTCGGCTTTGAAACCGTCTATCGCGACGATGCCGAATACCTTCTGATGAAACGCGACGGGGCCGAGGTGCATTTCTTCCATCACCCCGACCAGAACCCCGCCACCAACGACCACGGCGCTTATCTGCGCCCCGCCGACATAGCCGCGCTGCATCGCGAATGGTCCGCGCTCGACCTGCCCGCCACGGGCATCCCCCGCTACATCCCGCTTTCCGAAAAACCCTGGGGCATGGCCGAACTTGCCCTCATCGACCTGAACGGAAACCTCATCCGCGCAGGGCAGGAGATCTGA
- a CDS encoding ABC transporter ATP-binding protein, with amino-acid sequence MAEVVLSGLTKSFGATRALSDVSMTIPDGSFVVLLGPTGAGKTTTLRLIAGLDRPDAGDIAIAGRSVRDDMPAQRDVAMVFQQYSLYPHLTVRDNLAFPLRSPVMNWPEAQISSKINEVASVLRIAHKLDNKATQLSGGEMQRVSIGRALVRNPRIYLMDEPLSSLDAKLRADLRIELKRIHAELGATFLYVTHDQIEAMTMATHVGVLDQGRLVQFGTPREIYENPVSAYVASRLGQPRINLLPANAFGAAPAGAAQIGLRPEHVALGDGQPATVRRVEHLGDQTRLHLTMGGHEIITLADPHTPLSPGDSLSIRPDNPLWFDASGNRI; translated from the coding sequence ATGGCTGAGGTTGTCCTGTCCGGCCTGACCAAATCCTTTGGCGCCACCCGCGCCCTATCGGATGTGTCGATGACCATTCCTGACGGGTCCTTCGTCGTGCTCCTGGGCCCCACCGGGGCAGGCAAGACCACCACACTACGCCTGATCGCGGGCCTTGACCGCCCCGATGCAGGCGACATCGCCATCGCGGGCCGCTCTGTCCGTGATGACATGCCCGCGCAGCGCGATGTGGCGATGGTCTTTCAGCAATATTCGCTCTACCCGCATCTCACCGTCCGCGACAATCTGGCCTTTCCCCTGCGCTCTCCCGTGATGAACTGGCCCGAGGCGCAGATTTCTAGTAAAATCAATGAAGTGGCCTCCGTTCTTCGCATCGCGCATAAACTCGACAACAAGGCGACCCAGTTGTCCGGGGGCGAGATGCAGCGCGTCTCCATCGGGCGTGCGCTGGTCCGCAACCCGCGCATTTACCTGATGGATGAACCGCTCTCCTCGCTGGACGCCAAACTCCGCGCCGATCTGCGCATCGAGCTTAAACGCATCCATGCCGAACTGGGGGCCACCTTCCTTTACGTGACCCATGACCAGATCGAGGCAATGACGATGGCCACCCATGTCGGCGTGCTGGATCAGGGCCGCCTCGTGCAATTCGGCACCCCGCGCGAGATCTATGAAAACCCCGTCTCCGCCTATGTAGCCAGCCGCCTGGGCCAGCCGCGCATCAACCTGTTGCCCGCCAATGCTTTCGGGGCCGCACCTGCCGGGGCGGCACAGATTGGCCTGCGCCCGGAACATGTGGCGCTGGGCGACGGCCAGCCCGCGACCGTGCGCCGGGTGGAACATCTGGGCGACCAGACCCGCCTGCACCTGACCATGGGCGGGCATGAGATCATCACTCTGGCCGATCCCCATACACCGCTTTCCCCCGGCGACAGCCTTTCCATCCGCCCCGACAACCCGCTCTGGTTTGACGCCAGCGGCAACCGCATCTGA
- a CDS encoding carbohydrate ABC transporter permease: MSAYSITEPTSRSKLVAGVLVVLYAFVTLLPLVWIISTGFKSGPDSISYPPKVLFEPSLEGYVNLFTTRTRVAAEEFQNLPPAETWYDEIVRESGMVIAGPSRFGERFLNSVIIGFGSTFLSIFLGTLAAYAFSRFKVPLKDDILFFILSTRMMPPIAVAIPIYLMYRELGLSDTHLGMILLYTAVNISLAVWLLKGFIDEIPREYEEAALIDGYTRFQAFRKVVLPQAATGIASTAIFCLIFAWNEYAFAVLLTSGTAQTAPPFIPTIIGVGGQDWPAVAAGATIFLLPVMIFTILLRKHLLRGITFGAVRK, encoded by the coding sequence ATGAGCGCCTATTCCATCACCGAACCCACCTCGCGCTCCAAACTGGTCGCTGGCGTGCTCGTCGTCCTTTACGCCTTCGTCACCCTGCTGCCTTTGGTCTGGATCATCTCCACCGGCTTCAAGTCCGGGCCGGATTCCATCAGCTACCCGCCCAAGGTGCTGTTCGAGCCCTCGCTTGAGGGCTACGTCAACCTCTTCACCACCCGCACCCGCGTCGCGGCCGAAGAGTTCCAGAACCTTCCCCCGGCCGAGACATGGTATGACGAAATCGTCCGCGAAAGCGGCATGGTCATCGCTGGGCCATCGCGCTTTGGCGAACGCTTCCTGAACTCTGTCATCATCGGCTTCGGCTCGACCTTCCTGTCGATCTTCCTCGGCACGCTGGCCGCTTATGCCTTCTCGCGCTTCAAGGTGCCGCTCAAGGATGACATCCTGTTCTTCATCCTCTCCACCCGGATGATGCCGCCCATCGCAGTGGCCATCCCCATCTACCTGATGTACCGCGAATTGGGTCTGTCCGATACGCATCTGGGCATGATCCTGCTTTATACGGCGGTGAACATCTCGCTTGCCGTCTGGCTGCTCAAAGGTTTCATCGACGAAATTCCCCGCGAATACGAAGAGGCCGCGCTGATCGACGGCTACACCCGGTTTCAGGCCTTCCGTAAGGTCGTCCTGCCGCAGGCCGCCACCGGCATCGCCTCCACCGCGATCTTCTGCCTGATCTTCGCCTGGAACGAATATGCCTTCGCGGTCCTGCTCACCTCCGGCACCGCCCAGACCGCGCCACCCTTTATCCCGACCATCATCGGTGTGGGCGGTCAGGACTGGCCCGCCGTCGCCGCCGGGGCCACCATCTTCCTGCTGCCCGTGATGATCTTCACCATCCTTCTGCGCAAACACCTGCTGCGCGGGATCACCTTCGGAGCCGTCCGCAAATGA
- a CDS encoding sugar ABC transporter permease: MPDPITAAARATPEPIARKVRGLSDRAIAWLFVAPTIFLLLAINIFPLIWTVRLSFTNYRANRPNEEVEWVGLRNYVRILTDDGIWANMQTTAHFLFWTLFFQVLIGFTLAWLINRKFKGNDLLTTLIVLPMMLSPAVVGNFWTFLYQPQIGLVNYMVELVTGTPASSFSMLGAGGYAKWSIIIVDTWMWSPFVMLICLAGLRSIPDYIYEAAEIDRASKWRQFWTITIPMVLPFLMLAVLFRGIENFKMFDMVVLLTGGGPGNETLLASIDLKREAFEKWRTGYSSAYAIILFVTVFGLASIYVKALNKVKER; the protein is encoded by the coding sequence ATGCCCGATCCCATCACCGCTGCCGCACGCGCCACACCCGAACCCATCGCCCGCAAGGTGCGCGGCCTGTCCGATCGCGCCATCGCCTGGCTGTTCGTGGCACCAACCATCTTCCTGCTGTTGGCGATCAACATCTTCCCATTGATCTGGACGGTCCGGCTCAGCTTCACCAACTACCGGGCCAACCGCCCGAACGAAGAGGTGGAATGGGTCGGCCTGCGCAATTACGTCCGCATCCTTACGGATGATGGCATCTGGGCCAACATGCAGACCACGGCCCATTTCCTGTTCTGGACGCTGTTCTTTCAGGTGCTGATCGGCTTCACCCTCGCTTGGCTCATCAACCGGAAATTCAAGGGCAATGATCTGCTCACCACCTTGATCGTGCTGCCCATGATGCTCTCGCCCGCAGTGGTGGGCAATTTCTGGACCTTCCTCTACCAGCCGCAGATCGGCCTTGTGAATTACATGGTCGAACTCGTCACCGGCACCCCGGCCTCCAGCTTTTCCATGCTCGGCGCGGGGGGCTATGCCAAATGGTCCATCATCATCGTCGACACCTGGATGTGGTCGCCTTTCGTCATGCTGATCTGCCTCGCAGGCCTGCGCTCCATCCCCGATTACATCTACGAGGCGGCCGAAATCGACCGCGCCTCCAAATGGCGGCAGTTCTGGACCATCACCATCCCCATGGTGTTGCCCTTCCTGATGCTCGCCGTGCTGTTTCGTGGCATCGAGAATTTCAAGATGTTCGACATGGTGGTCCTGCTCACCGGCGGCGGACCGGGCAACGAAACCCTGCTCGCCTCCATCGACCTGAAGCGTGAGGCGTTCGAAAAGTGGCGCACCGGCTATTCCAGCGCCTATGCCATCATCCTGTTTGTCACGGTCTTCGGCCTCGCCTCCATCTACGTTAAGGCCCTGAACAAGGTGAAAGAAAGATGA
- a CDS encoding ABC transporter ATP-binding protein: MAEIVIRNLRKEFGAFTAVKGSSFTIKDGEFFMLLGPSGCGKTTTLRMIAGLELPTSGQILIDGEDVSMKPASQRDIAMVFQMFALYPHMNVRKNISYPLVSQGVPKAQIAAKVAEVARILGIESILDKPVGGLAGGDRQRVALGRAIVRNPKAFMMDEPLGALDAEFRERMAEELRALHDRMGATTVYVTHDQLEAMQMGDKIVVMNHGVVEQFGTPQDIYDHPATLFVADFIGSPAMNFLRFDGTAKPGDQSVTLGGTPIALPELQEAASGALVLGVRPEHVALADDAPYRGRVEASEYLGTTQIVTLSTAHGPVKARIPSGEVARLGETVGLRLNARTLSLFDAGSGRALRTAANAGVHHG, encoded by the coding sequence TTGGCCGAAATCGTCATCCGCAATCTGCGCAAGGAATTCGGCGCCTTCACCGCCGTCAAAGGCTCCAGCTTCACCATCAAGGATGGCGAATTCTTCATGCTGCTCGGCCCCTCGGGCTGCGGCAAGACCACCACCCTGCGCATGATCGCCGGGCTGGAACTTCCCACCTCCGGCCAGATCCTGATCGACGGCGAAGATGTCAGCATGAAACCCGCCTCACAGCGCGACATCGCCATGGTCTTCCAGATGTTCGCGCTCTACCCGCATATGAACGTGCGCAAGAACATCAGCTACCCGCTCGTCAGTCAGGGCGTCCCCAAGGCGCAGATCGCCGCCAAGGTGGCCGAGGTCGCCCGCATCCTTGGCATTGAATCTATTCTGGACAAGCCAGTGGGCGGCCTTGCCGGTGGTGATCGTCAGCGTGTGGCGCTGGGCCGCGCCATCGTCCGCAATCCAAAGGCCTTCATGATGGATGAACCGCTCGGCGCGCTGGATGCCGAATTCCGCGAACGCATGGCCGAAGAGCTGCGCGCCCTGCATGACAGGATGGGTGCCACCACCGTCTATGTCACCCATGACCAGCTGGAGGCGATGCAGATGGGCGACAAGATCGTCGTGATGAACCACGGCGTTGTCGAACAATTCGGCACCCCGCAAGATATCTATGATCACCCCGCCACGCTCTTCGTGGCCGATTTCATCGGCAGCCCGGCCATGAACTTCCTGCGTTTTGACGGAACCGCAAAGCCGGGCGATCAAAGCGTCACCCTCGGCGGCACCCCCATCGCCCTGCCGGAACTGCAAGAGGCCGCCTCCGGCGCGCTGGTCCTGGGCGTGCGCCCTGAACATGTGGCGCTGGCCGATGATGCCCCCTATCGCGGGCGGGTAGAGGCATCGGAATATCTGGGTACCACCCAGATCGTCACGCTCTCCACCGCCCATGGCCCGGTCAAGGCGCGCATCCCCTCGGGCGAGGTGGCGCGTCTGGGCGAAACCGTGGGCCTGCGGCTGAATGCGCGCACCCTGTCGCTGTTTGATGCCGGATCAGGCCGCGCCTTGCGCACGGCCGCCAATGCGGGGGTGCATCATGGCTGA